The Panicum hallii strain FIL2 chromosome 5, PHallii_v3.1, whole genome shotgun sequence genome contains the following window.
GTCAAGGAGGTGCTCTCGGAGACGCCGAGCGCCAAGCTGAGGCCCGAGGCCAAGCCCGTCGCCAACGCCAATGCCGTCCACGACGCGGAGGAGCGAGGAGCGGAGAAGGTGAAGAAGCAGGAGGACAGCGCCGACGCCGCGGTGAGCGACCTCGGCAGCTGCGTGTCGCTCTCGCTCGCCACCGACGAGCGGTCCGAGGCGGCGTCGGAGTCGTCGGCCGCGACCAGCTCGGTGGCCGGGCCGGAGCGGTCGCCGGGGAGGAAGCCGTCGGCCAGGAGGCGCCCGGTCTCCGCCGATCTGGGGCCCGCGCGTCgcgaccgcgccgccgcggcctcctaCGGCATCCGCTCACGCAGCGCGCGGGGCtcgccgtccccgccgccgccgcggcacgTTCCCCGGGACCGCTCCGtgcggcgatcgccgtcgccggcggcgaagcGGCCGTCATCGGAGCACCGTCGCGCCGCCAGCCCAGCCGCGCCCGCGCAGCGGAAGCCGCCTGTCCCGGCAAGGCCGTTCGGTCGCGTGTCCCCGCGGCGCGCGCAggagccgccgcctcctcccgcctccccgccgccgccgtcgcagaCCGAAGACGACGACGTCACCGCGGCAAGCGAGCACAGCGTCCCGGACGCCAGCGCTGGCGGCGAGGGCCAACGCGGCCGTGACGGCGACGGGAAAGAGTCGTTGGAGAACCCGCTCGTGTCATTGGAATGTTTCATCTTTCTCTAGCGCCGTGCTGCTGATGTGATCTCGCGCTATTTCCCTTTGAAAGCCTTGGGCTAATCCAAGTTCTAGGCGTTAAGCTCAGTGAAGTGGTTAGTTGTAGGCCATGGTGGTTCAGACGTTCTTCTGCCGCTGCCCACCATCTATTAGCTTTGTCAGTGGAAATGCTCGTCGCTTTTGACTGTTTCAGAGCCGTGTGACGATTGGAATTGGTCGGAGCCACAATGCTTGATGCCTTGGCTTTTGTGTCCTTAACGTATTTTGCAGAGATGTTCCAGTAATCAGAACGTCTTACTCTTGAATCTTGATCCGACTCTAGTGTGTTACTCATAGCAGAACTAGACATTTCCGTGACGGGCCAATGTGCCTGTCTGCCTGATCAGTGATCGGCTGATCGCCCGGACATTGGATGCTTTCCGGGGCACGCTAATTTGCGGGCGACCGTACGGAGGGGTTCCGTACGGTTGATTTTGGATCAGTACTACCGTCCGTAGGTATCCCTTTCTCTTTCTATtttaataaaaaattatat
Protein-coding sequences here:
- the LOC112895424 gene encoding serine/arginine repetitive matrix protein 1 yields the protein MGCCFSKKRKNRTAPGARRCEPEDRDPPSPEEETVKEVLSETPSAKLRPEAKPVANANAVHDAEERGAEKVKKQEDSADAAVSDLGSCVSLSLATDERSEAASESSAATSSVAGPERSPGRKPSARRRPVSADLGPARRDRAAAASYGIRSRSARGSPSPPPPRHVPRDRSVRRSPSPAAKRPSSEHRRAASPAAPAQRKPPVPARPFGRVSPRRAQEPPPPPASPPPPSQTEDDDVTAASEHSVPDASAGGEGQRGRDGDGKESLENPLVSLECFIFL